From a region of the Salvelinus fontinalis isolate EN_2023a chromosome 13, ASM2944872v1, whole genome shotgun sequence genome:
- the LOC129867826 gene encoding olfactory receptor 7C1-like, producing the protein MASCFFLPLMENHTFSMDLLKLEGVKVIYQSTYPAFILLLIIYIFTMVANIGLTVLICMERSLHQPMYILLCNMSFNDALSITTFIPRVLFDILTPRSDRYITYNECFTQAFLGHWFGSNFHTILTIMAFDRYVAICNPLRYATIMNNKMLVKLCVFAWVVSLVFVAVLLGLTLRLSRCRSEITNPWCDNASLFKLSCESVLINNIYGLFFTSIFFITSMGSVALTYIRIAMVCVRSKSKSLNSKALHTCFTHLAVYLIMLMTGFIIVFLHRYPQWSDHRKLASIMFYVVPPALNPIIYGLQSKDIRKLVVNISHCKKVSPLV; encoded by the exons ATGGCAAGCTGTTTCTTTCTCCCATT GATGGAGAACCACACATTCAGCATGGACCTTCTCAAGCTAGAGGGGGTTAAAGTCATTTATCAGTCCACCTACCCTGCCTTCATCCTCCTCCTTATCATCTACATCTTCACAATGGTGGCCAACATCGGCCTCACAGTGCTCATCTGCATGGAGAGGAGCCTGCACCAGCCCATGTACATCCTCCTTTGCAACATGTCTTTCAACGATGCTCTCAGTATCACCACCTTCATACCTCGAGTGCTGTTCGACATTTTAACACCTAGATCAGACAGATATATTACCTACAATGAGTGTTTCACCCAAGCATTCTTGGGTCACTGGTTTGGTTCAAACTTCCATACGATACTGACGATCATGGCTTTTGACAGGTATGTGGCCATCTGTAATCCTCTGCGATACGCCACCATCATGAACAACAAAATGCTGGTTaagctgtgtgtgtttgcctgggtGGTGTCCCTTGTCTTTGTGGCTGTCCTCCTGGGCCTCACCCTCCGCTTGTCACGCTGCAGGTCGGAAATCACCAACCCTTGGTGTGACAATGCCTCATTATTCAAGCTCTCCTGTGAGAGTGTGCTTATAAATAACATTTATGGACTATTTTTCACCAGTATCTTCTTCATCACCTCCATGGGGAGTGTGGCTCTGACATACATTAGAATCGCCATGGTGTGTGTGAGGAGTAAGAGCAAGTCGCTGAACAGCAAAGCTCTGCACACCTGTTTCACACACCTGGCTGTATACCTCATTATGCTGATGACAGGTTTCATCATTGTCTTTCTTCATCGGTACCCACAGTGGTCAGACCACAGGAAACTTGCATCAATTATGTTTTATGTGGTTCCTCCTGCACTGAACCCCATTATCTATGGGCTGCAGTCCAAAGACATTCGCAAACTAGTTGTAAATATCTCCCATTGCAAGAAAGTTTCTCCATTAGTTTAA